From the genome of Hyphobacterium sp. CCMP332:
TCATACCCAGGCTCCATTGGCTGAGTTGTCGGGAAGATCGGACGTGTCGAACGGCGGCGGTGCATTGTAGTGGGGGTCCGCCGCCGGCTTTGGCAGGGACAGGGCGTAAGCGCTCATAAGGCGCCGGGACCAGCCCATGCCGAACACGGAAAACGTCGAGAGCTGACCGTAGAAATGCATGCGCCGCGCGGCATATTCCTCAACCAGCGCATCCGGGTCAGCGGCATTCACCGCGCCCATCGTCTGCGGGCCGATAATGCCGTCATCTGGCACACCGGCGGCCTGTTGCAGGAACCGTTTCGCCCGGTGCGGCCCGTGGTTCACGGCGGCATCAAACAGCATGAAGGCAATGCCATCCGG
Proteins encoded in this window:
- a CDS encoding glycoside hydrolase family 108 protein; translation: MAVVFDTALEHVLSFEGGYVDHPSDPGGATNMGITIGTLAEWRGTPVTKSDVENLTLQEAGQIYKDRYWDVCRCGEMPDGIAFMLFDAAVNHGPHRAKRFLQQAAGVPDDGIIGPQTMGAVNAADPDALVEEYAARRMHFYGQLSTFSVFGMGWSRRLMSAYALSLPKPAADPHYNAPPPFDTSDLPDNSANGAWV